The following DNA comes from Triplophysa dalaica isolate WHDGS20190420 chromosome 10, ASM1584641v1, whole genome shotgun sequence.
AAGGTGTTGCATGTATCGTAATACTGATTTGATCATGGTTAGCAGACTAATGCCATCAGATTGCACAGCGGAGGCGTTTTATTGCACCGGCTCGTGGAGATGTATGGAATTCATTTACTAAAGAGCATTTTGAAGTTATAATCGATGCAACTGCAGATTCTGTTCCTATACATCATTTGGCATTCTAAGAAAAATGGCCGGGTTTGTTTTTGCATTGCACACAATATAAATGGTGTTTTTCAGCAGCGCGTAAAGGGTTAGCTTTGAATTGGCTTTACATTCATCCAACCCTTTGGATATAATGAAaagcaaaatcatttttttttattgaagttaTTGAAAACATTGATCTTTTGTTGATCTTTgtcaaacatttttagtttgaatgcagaccatcccagctcctcataattgtataatgtttgtaaatttgTATTTGAGAAGCTTAATGCATTAGTTTTGCCCTTCGCTTTAAAGAAACCATCGTTGCTTAATAGTGCACAAAATGTTCCCTTAACTGTCTTCACTACAAACACATTGAGCAGTAAATCACAACACTGCCATCTCATGCCTGACTTCATTCCTAACACTGTTTGACAGTTATGGATTGCAGTTATTGGTGTTACTGAAACAGTCGATCAGAAGCTCTGTGTGGCCTGATCTCAGTTTTTAGCGCTGGAGTCGTCTATGCCGGAGAACCCGGATGGACGCGGTGCTGTTCTGAGTCATTAAACGGGTCACCAGGTCCAAACTCAGTCCAGCCACCTTCTCCCCGTTCACCTCCAGAATCTCATCGCCGACTCCAAGTAAACCAGCGTAGAGCTTTTCAGTGTTGCTGTCGCCCATCTCTTCAACGTACACCCCTAAAATCACAGATGGGATTTATAAAGTCAATAACAAGGGTAGAACATTTGGTAACTCAACTCAATTTTTTGTAATGTAGGTTTTGTTTGAAAGCGGGTGCCAAAATTCATCAAGGCAACTGATTgacttttaaatgcattattactTGATCACATGTAGATTACATTATCAAGAGACACATTTGCATGattaatttggcagatgctttatcaACACAGTAAACAAAACCAGCAATTTATCGTGAAGGGATAGTTATAATACGTTTAGGAAACTTAAagcaattaaaacaattttataaaataaaaacaaatgaaatattgtttgaaaatctttaaataattgatAATGAGAAATATTGCGGAAATTATAAACTGAAGCTAGTTTCACCTTTcactaaaatatttataaaaaataaatgaaagataatatatagattttatatatatatatatatattcaaatatatatataacacataaaattataataaaagtaaaacaaaataacctaAATATTATTCAAACAATCTTTACCTAAATGAAAATTGGAAATGTTTCGGcaacaataaactgaaataaatttaaaatgatcttgtgAAAAATTCAATAAAAGATAAtctatgaataaaatatattaacaaaataacattgctaataatgcaatttaaattaacatgaacactaaaaatatgtaaatataggatacaatatttaatcaaatatttattttatctaaaaataCACCAACCTGGCAACCCAATCAATAACCATCTTAAATTTGCTGACTATGATATCTGTACATATCATGTGAACATCAGATGGGGGTCTGTTACCTGAGTCTGGCCTGCCTTTGCCTCGTGAGATGAGAAAGCCGAAGGGTCCATTTGGAGGTCTTGAGAGTTCCAGCAGGATTGTGCCGTCAGGGAAGGCCTGAGCCACACGACCCACCGAGCGCACAGCACTGGGCCGCCCTACGTCCTCTACACTTAAGGCACGCTGGAGGtccctaaaacacacaaaagacacagatTAATTTACCATAGCCCCTAGAAATATGAATGACATGCATTATTTATAAAGATATTATTATAATGATGATATTATATTTGAGTCTTCTGTTATTGAGAGACTAAATAACAACAGTGCTCATATGGATGGCTGTTTTTGACACTTGTGTATTAGCATGTCTTGTTCTGAAACTCTCTCTCAGATCCAACCAAGAGGCCAATAATAGCATCTCTGTGTAACAGCTCCTTCGTTCTCATTGGCTCTTGAGGAAGATGATGTAAGCAGTAGTCCTGCTCCAGTCACCGGGGCTGgaatttcctctctctctctctctctcgatcttTCTCTCCCCACACATACAACTCActcatataaacacaacatgCTTATAGCATCACAGCAGCAGTGACAAACACACTATAAACTTCCCCCCAAACAAGCTCTTCTGGAAGGACACGCAAGAAGCTGAATTTAGCAGCAGCAGAAGTATGTAGACAGCTGATCATTCCAGAATTCCACTTCTGTCTTTGGCAGACCCACACACCTCTATTTAtatcccctctctctctctctcgctctgagCCAGTCAATGGAAAACACTTGTCGTGTTGCACAACATGACAGCTGTCTGGACGTTACAGCAGTATACTGCTTGCTTTACAGAACAGAGGATGACTTAcattgtaaccttccagtgctATCAATGAATTCAGAGATGTTAACAGACTGGTTGGTTATTGCAAATGATTAGGGAGAAATTGagaatataacaaaaaacagaaagatgTCAATAAACAGCCTCTATTGTTATTGTGCTATGCTGATAAAAATGGTATTACCATGGCACTTTGAAAGTAAACCTTCTTTTAGGCCcagttataaaataatataataaatgagTATAGTATATTATTtagtattacattttatataaatattcaatCATTTATGCAAAACAGTGgcaaattatattatattataacgatatattattataatataatatatcatcTTTGTGATGTTATCTAATGTCATcttatattatacagtatattcctACATTTCATTATATTGTAAGAGGTTTATTATATCATGGTGATATTGTTATGCTTGGTGAATTATTGTGCTGTACCTGGTGAGTACAGGGCTACAGGGCTGTTCTCCTGGACTGTATGCTGAAgatctgtctgtttttttcattgtgATCTGAAGGTTTTGAGCCGACGAGGATCTTCTCATTTGGAGAAATGGAGACCCCTGGTGGTGTGTCATAATACAGTCAGATTGAATATTCATTACTTGCACTGATCAGTCAAGATTGCAAATTCATGTATAACACAATTAAACTACAAAAATTACACAGATACAATGGAGTCATTTCAGAAAACtggaaatgagaaaaatatttgggatTGCAATTTTGGCTTCTTAAAGGGAAATTCTATCCCTGCTGAAAATAGTAGAAACCCTTACAGAACTTCGAATAGATTTAATGGTCATAATGGGAATTCAGTTGGTTTTAATTGAAACTATAACAGTCGCTGTGGGTCTCTATTAATATCTGTTGGGTTTTATTAGTGGGATGTTCTCTAGTGGAAGTGAACCAATAAAACACCAATTAAACTTAATGGAATAAGACCTGTAACGTActacattttgtaatttggtGATGGTTTTAATGGTGAACAGATGATGGTTCATACTGGTATCACATTTTACGATTAAAGTAAAAACCAAACGATTAGAGCGCTAACCAGGCGGATGGTCTGTAGTGAGGGAGCTTTCTTCAGCTGGTTATAGTGTCTGTGTGTTGGGCTGGGGGATGTTGAGGGTGAGGTCTGTCTTGGGTTCGAGGTCGTGTTCGAGTTGGGTTTAGGGTGCAGGCTGAGATGATCCATGCTGCTTGAACGTCCTTTTCCCAGCAACCCCACGCTGTTCAGTCCCATGGCAGAGAAGAAGCGCCGCAGGGACAGTTTGGATCGACCCTCCCGGTGCTCAGCGTCTGTCCCTGCTCTAAAACACAGAAGAGCGAGATTTTAGAAAGGTTATTTCAGTTCTGTATTTGCTGTTTCAGTCTAACTGTTGGTAAAACATGATTATAGGTTTGAATAAGCCACAATATGATCCATGATATGTTTGAAATGCCTGTGCAGTTGTGATTCTTAACCAATAGGGGGCAGTTCAGCATTGGAAAAAAGCAAATCCTGGCCCCTATTTCTCCTGACCTACTTTGAGACTAAAGTGCCAGAGCCCGGAAATTAAATCTTTCGGAGACTGAACGAACTTAAAGGACCGAGATAGAGAGGTTATGGGTAGACTTTCCACTAGCTTCTATgaatttagaatctgttcttACTGTGAAAGGTTTGGGCTGTTGGCCCTGTGAAGCACTGATTTGATTGGTCCTCGGACGTGTCCGTCATTCAGACGGGTTTGGGTTGATTCAGCACTGCCGGATGTTGCATCAGATCCCAGCGGTCCTACAGCCTGCTCTACATCTGCAGGACATAAATGATGGATGAAGCACCACAGGTCCATAGCGTACGAATACATGAACCATAATAATGCATCATGTAtgatcatattttattatttacattttatagaaCGAGTAACATTTGTTTCCCTCATATTGGGCTGCGACAATATCCATACAAATTAAAAGATGACCTTGCTAACTGAAAAATATCAGCTTGACTCTGggaaaatctttcatttttagataaaaaaatgtaaactttactattgaaaaaataagaacacaTTCAAGAGTActgttttcctgtagctcaaacTGATAGAAAATTGCAAAGGTAATGGGTTCGACCCCCagatacaaaaatgtacagatgTATACATCctattgtagtggagtaggcggggtgaGACCTTGGTTCAAGACCgatgagtaattgttaatgagggtacagctggcgctaattaaCAATTAcccaccggtctcgaaccaccgtctcgccccgcctactccactacatactcaccggtctcgaaccacggtctcgccccgcctactccactacacctATATAAATCAATTGTAAGTAAATATACAATTAATCtacaatgtacatttttgtggGACTTGACTAAACTAACCTGTCGTTTGGGACCATTCCTCCCCTTGCACTGGAATGTTTCTTGTTCTGGCTAAAGAAGGGCTCACCACCAATGATCTGTCTTCCCAGTAACCCAACCCAGCGGAGGGCTGCTCCTGAGAAAAGCTCTCCACAGCGCCCCCTACCTTGACGGAGTCCATTTGCACAACGCAGTACTCTGGCGAAGACATGAGGGTGACAACTCGCTGACCGGCGGAACGGCCTTTTGAGCTTGATTTCAGAGCAGATTTTTTGGGTTGGAGAGGCGGAGGGGTTGGTTGTGGAAGGTTGTGTGGTTCTCCTTTTGGAGGCAACGGAGGAGCCACAGGGAATGCGATTTTCATCTGTCCTGGTTGTTCTGTGGCGTAGGGATTGTGAGGCAATGTCATAACTCCGTTCGAAAAACACATCTGAGTTCCGCTGACCGCGAGTTTGTCGCCGTCCCTGAGGCCGTTGACATACAAGGGTTCATTCTTGGTCTCTAGTTTCCTAACCTTCTTCTTCAGCTTTTGGATTGTTCCTTTAGCACTCAAATAATCCACAGCATTCGGCGGACTGCAGTGCGTTCCATCGCTCTGGACGATGGCGGGACTCGTCTTTCCGATATACGTCTCCTTAATCTGTTCGATTCGAACCAGGCGATTGGGAAGGGTGGGAGCCACCCAACACGGTATCTTCCCTCCGACTTCTCCGTTTGATACCGTGGCGTTCAAGCTAGCCCCGTGTACATCATGCAGAAACGTCCCACAGGAATTGCACTGCCTATTCACCGCCGGACTTCTGTAATGCCCGTTGCCATTCGCCAGACTCTTCTTAGCTTTGGCCTTCCAGAATATCGAACCTGAGTCGGCTTCCGTATGACCGCCGATGTAAGAAGATAGACTGGGTTTGGACACCAGCAACCCCTGGGCCCTTTCTCCGGCCCTGCGTCGCTGGCGCAGGCGCTCCAGGTAGCGCACTTCGGCTTCCTTCTCCGATTCGTCTTCGAAACGCACCCGCGTGGGTGACTGGCCGTGTCTGCGCCTGGTCCCGCCCGCAGAGTCGCCGCTGGAGGAGTCACTGAGGTTGCCCGAGTGCACCGCCACGCCCTCCTTTCCCGCAAGAGGAGCCTGGTGTACGCCAATCCAGGACAGCAGCTCCCTGCGGACACACAGACGTGTATGAAACCAGATGCATTCTTGTGAGCATACAACCAGCCTGTACCACAGAAACAGACGCATGCATCTCTCAGCATGAGGCCGTGAGGTTAAAAGCATGTCAGGAATGTCGAGGCCGTGCACGGTGGTGCCAAAGCCGAGAGACTAATTTCATAAGGAGGTTGAGCTCAGTACATCAGACATTTCAATGTCATCATAAAATCGATGTTATATAAATCTATTTCAAGTTGTATGCAATGAAGATGTTGTTCAATGGGAACTATTATGCACATTAAGGGTTGCTCACTGTTCTTGAACCCGTGGGACTGTTTAGAGCAGTGAATGTGTGTTAAACAGTCGATCCTGAGAGAGGCGGTTAAGTGTAAAGTTTACCCCGAGCAACTCGACAGCAGCGCACCTGAGATCACAGATCGGTTTTCCCGTCAGGGATGAGCGAGGAGGGAATTAACAGAGTAGAGGGAGAGGAACAGTTGCTGATATGACAGGTGTAGCGGAGCTGAAACTCAATGTTGTTTTCTCAAAGATTCGGTTTCAAATGGATTAGTCAATTGTATATTATTTACCAATTCGTTGGTTTTTGTATTTGAATTCAACCAAATATATGCaaattaacttatttatttaaatctgtttttttcctgCTTAGCAATTCGATTTAGCAGAGAATTTTCTCCAAAGCgacttcaaccaaaaatatatatatattaaaaaaaatatgcatcctcgtgtcatttcaaacctgtgtgactctctttcatctgcagaacacaacagaagatattttgaaaaatgtcggtaaccaaaccaCTCCCaatgatttccattgtatggacacaaaaccactgagacatttctcaaaatatcttcttttgtgttccacagaagaaagagtcacatagaAGTCTTCAAACAACacgtgggtgaataaatgatgacaacattttcttttttgggtgaactgtcccttaaaaaGCATCAAATAGCCTATGTGCTCATATATGAATAGGGAGAAAAACGGTGAATATTATTTTACTCCATGCGTGCCCCATTTTGTTGTATCATTCATCTGTTCCGGATTTCATCGGAGCAAACATGGAGGCGGGCAGGTGGGCGTTTAGGCCCGTCTGTCTTTGTGTGAAAGTGCTGAGGTAGAGAACAGAGTGGCGGAGGGTGAAGTGGGATTTAAAGGCACTGACCGTGTGCGTATTGTATAATTCAAATTGTCTTATGTAACATGTCAGGGCAAAACAGTGATAAAACTTCATATATTAAGTTTAAAACTTGGAAAAAGACTAGCGTTATAATGACTGCTGTTCCACTACTGGCATTAAATGGACATCTGTGgtcataaaaacagaaaacaaatatttttattttacaaaactaaCTAAGctatttatgtaaatacagttaaagaaaCTCTAATAAAAACAGAGGAATTATCAGTTTcagacacatactgtaaaatgaaccttaatatttttttaaacaacgtATTTTGTCGATAGCGGTGGGTTTACAACAGGGCTTGAAATATAAACAAGCACCTGTTGCTTCTTGAAACACTTGCTCATCTTCCCACAATACAGCTTAAGCTTTACacccccacacaaacacaaacaagctCTCAAGTGCGAGGGTTTCCTTGTTTCGATCTGTATGTAGACGCCCTTCCTTCCCATGATGCTTATGATTCTAAACCCCAAACCCCCCACCACCCCTCAACCCCCAACGAATGATAATAGTGACAAATAATAAGATACAGAGTTATGGAAACTTACAGGTTGTCCCTCTGGACGGGCAGGATGGTGTGGTCGGCTTTAAGAGGGTTGGACCGGGCCTTCATACGCGCTCTTTCCAGCAGTCGTTTGGCCTGCTCGTGTCGCGGGCTCAGCGGAAGGTCGTCGGCCAACACAAAGGCCCTGTGGGCCggccggagagagagagacagagaaagaaacacGTCAGCTCCTGTGTAGAGTCGGTGGGGGGATTAAGTTGAGCGGGCCGTCATCACTAATTAGGCTGACGGAGGTTCAGTGTGTGTGGTTTGTACCTCATTATGGGTAAGATAAGCTTAACTGATTACtaagtgataaaaaaaattattggaatattactaattacttattaaagtaaaaagtaaactGTATGATGTATTTGAAATCATTATAAAACATAGTAATGCAAGGGGTCATTCTTAGGAAATTGTGCTGTTTGGGTCCCATTTGTGTTCCCAATGACTAAAAAGAGATGCACTTATGTATCGGTCGTCGATATCTATCAGATGATTTTCATTCGCCCATTTGTTTCAATTTAACACCATTTGAATTTTGGCTACAGATTTCCTGTGTTTGCTTTGTAAAGATAAATACTGGGAAATGTACAAGTAAAGAAAACATCGAACGTGATTGTTGTGGTGTGCCcttgaaaaactgaaaacaaatgaaaacttaaaaaGTTTAGTAATAGccttcaaattttttttttaatcaaactaCTTGAAATTTCCAGGAATATATTGTCTTGCTTTCCCAAAAATGATTATATGTTCTAAAACATCCTGTTTCATTATTTCAGAGATAGGAGCAGAGCTATTTCCCTTGTTCTTAGGTGGAGTTAAATATGAAGAAGAGGCAGGAAAAGCATATGATACGATCAAACGTTTTCCCATGATCTCACTTTCCCTCGTGTTTAGAGTAATGATGGAACTGTAATTATGAGTCGCAAAACAGTGGACAGAATCACTTAGTGAAACTAAATGTTCTCATTGTGTGTGAATGACAGTGATGCGAGTGCATATATCTGTGCTGCCCACCTTTGACTGCTCTCACTACCTTGAAGGGATATTCCAGAATCCAGATCACTGTCGTTCTGGCCACAGATACCTGCAGAAACAGATTGAGATGGATTACAAAGAATTTGATCTCCCTATAAAGTGCCCACCATCCCAAACCAAAAGGTgttgtaaaaaaagtttttgttgtcTATTGCTTTTGTTGACATCTCATATTAAATGTTTGCAGAAGTAAATATGGAATAAATTGATTATTGATATTAAATTGACCACATTAGTttcaacttatttttttcttttgcacagcCTAATTTATATTATCTTTTGTCAAGTTCAACAATTTAAAAACCATTTCAGTTATgtgattatttttgtatttcttacaCTTTAATACGAACATTAAATTGAAAGATTAAACAGAAGGCAAAgttatttatcatatttatttatttttatttatttaattggtATTTATATGCTATATTACTACAGtataattcaatatttaatatttaattaaaatattatatttcattaacACTTTTATATCAATATATCTATGTATAACATATTtgtaaatctaaatatttaatttaatttaatattttttaatgataataatatttatgaTATATGATTTAacttaatatattaaattatgttttaatgtgatgtgttaattttattatataaatgaatatacttttatttattataaaatatttttattccaaaacaaacaaaatgaatgaattaataattttatttatttatttaattgcttTTTATAATATAAGATTTTAGTGTAGTATAATTTGAAATTATCAACATCAATATtataatctatatatatattttttaatatcatattatatattattattatatatttcgtttaatgtaatattttaataataatatgaaatttgatttaattgaataataataatgtaaaaaatatttcattcaacttcatatattaaaatatttaattttatgatacaatataatatacttttattcaggctattataaaataattttattccaacaaacaaatgcaagtaCGAAAAACAAATGTGCCACACTGCTCTCCCCTTTATCTCAATCAATTTTATTTgcgttttttattgtgtttttctcaTTCTTATCTCACTGTTCCCTCATATCTGGATTATCCATTGCTCGAGTCTATATGACCTCTGCTTTATTAAGGATGTCGTGTACATGTTTATAATCCCGATTAGTAATATGGAAACATGTTGTAGCAGACAATGTCTTCTCATCGTGCTCTTAACATGCATTAACACCTCTCTGATAGGTTGGGATTAATGCCGTTACGCATGATATCGTACTTTGGGTTATATCGGATGAGGCAGATTACAGATTTACCTCTGCCACCAGTGTGCGTCGAGTTCTCTAGTCGCTGTTCCGGGTTTGTCACCTCGCCACCCTCGTCATATTTAGTCTGGGGTTTCTGCAGCATCTGTTTGAGAAGGCCACGGTTCATCTCGACCCTCTCTGCCAGCGACAACGAGCTCCCGCTGCTGCACACGCTCTCCAAACTGTCGGATCGCCAGAGTCCACTTTGCATCGTCGATCCGACCTCAACGTGATTGTACCTGCGCAGGTGGCTCTCCAAACTGTCAGATCTTTGCAGTTCTCTTGGGAACCTTTGGGCCATTTTGGAAGCAACCGAACACAGGGTTCCTTCGTCTGTCCCCACAGGAACGTCCATGTTTGGAAGCACCGTCTGCGGGCTACCGGACCTCCAGAAGCACTTGGGAGGCATCCACGGTTTATCAGACAGTGACACATGGTCCCCTTGAGTTCCACAGACATCACTAACCAGGCTTTCTACACTCGCTCCTTCTCCAAGTCCACATGGAATTGCAAGCATGGGTGTAACATGGTCATACTCGCTTCTTTCCAACTGAGGCTCCTCGTCGCTGCTACTAGAGCCCCAAGCGTCGGTGAGAGCATATCCCAACTTGAAGGTCCCCGAAACCATCCTCTTGTCCTTGGTTGCACTTGCTGGTTCTTTCCAAATAACTTTGCGCTCAGCGAGAGACTTGACCTTGGACTGCAGAGCTGATACTGCAGAGCTTTGGGTTTGTCGGGTGGGAGTCGAAGAGGGAGCAGATGAGGAGCCAGGCTCTGGGCTGGTGCTAGATGGACGCCAATTCTCCGCCTGCGTGGGTTCAGGTCGCTCCCTGAGATTGGCGAGATCGTTGTTTTGGGAGGCTGCAGGAAGAGGTTCGGCATCCTCAGACCTGACTGCGTCCTGCATGGTCAAATCAGAGAGTCAGAGGAGCTTCATAGTGGCTGAGGAGATGGAAGGAAAAGAACAAATACAGTGTTGATTAATGTTGATGTGttcttttataaactaaaagaCCTTTGATAATGAAAATCCATATATTTATCATACATTCTTTTAGTTGCTATTTAACAATAACAaattatatacatacagtataatacaaactataataaaacacaaaacattttcataggTTTACATGGTAAAAAACATGGGAATAACGCCATTACAAATAACTCACATTACATAAAcagacttcttttttgaagtcTTAACTAAggcattactttttaaatgtcatataCATGTGTTAAGCTGCACTATttattacaacaaaaacaatctcattgtttatcaaaattgtctttatttattactATAAACTTAGAGGGATATGAATTTTATTATCTAATTTCAGAATTCCTCTGCATTGTCCTCTTATGTATCAGAATGATCAGTGAACGTTGTGATTTTATCCAAAAAATAACCTCTAAATTGAATTTCTAAGCCACAGCATACCCACAACAAAGTACAAACAGCTCAGAtgagaaaaaacaacacaaaatactttccataaaaatgaatttctccAAAGACGGGTAAAGCCTCTTTTTTGCTTTGTATAAGACAACATTCTTcgctttctttaaaaaataaataacaaatcatttgatGCATGCATTCACATTCTCTAACATGCCTCAATTCATCAATATCACATTGCATAATTCCTTCGCTATTATTTCATTCGTCTTGAGGCTCCGGTTTGGTCACAGATGGTTTCATTGTCCTCAGACCAGATGAAGGACGGGGCAACTGCACACATTcttcatttaaattgtgttttggtGTCAAATTTGTGTCAAAAACAATTCCGAACCCTTGCAAAATTTCTGCATTTCCGCTGCATTTCCGAGTGTTTTAGATACATGATTCTCAGGTGTAAATACAATTATTGCCCAATTCCCAATTCGCATACTTTCCCTCCTTAATAGTACTcgaattagtatgtcccagatcgtagtatgttgaaaagagtattccaaagattcccggatggtctactacttccttTAGAAATTGATGTGCAGAACGATGCACACTCTAACGGctaatattacccacaactcatcACGAGTAGTCGGAGTTTAGTGACCACTAGAGGTCCacttcattaataaattacataacCGATGCAtactaaattaacaaatgtaagtatacagtaaacattacatatgaaataatgaatgaacaaagattttttttaatttttgtgtgaattgtatttttgtgatcCCATAATCTATCTTGTAGTCTATGCTTTGTTTGGCCCACAAAGAAGCAGTTACAAGGACTAGGAAGTCGATAAATTACATATGTACTCTACAAGTCTACAAGTGCAAAAATCTACAAATGTTTTAGTTTGAATTACACTTTAATTTGGTTACAATGTCCACACTTGAACATCCCTTGTATTTTTCCAACCATGTTGTCCGTTTCATAGCAGGTTAATAACTTCTTATAACTTTATCTTTAATCGTGGGAGCTCTCTTAAAGCTCACCGTCGGGGTTCCTGACAAATTTCACATCCACTTGGATCACTTTGGATTGTACTCCGATTCCTattgattatgtttttaatttgatatgCAACTGTACTATATTCCATAAAAATGGCCGTGTGGAGCTGTTGTTTctattattctttttaaaaagttcATCTTGTTGAAGTTGAGCCACCTTATTAAAGGACTGATCCACCACTCTTTTTTGATATCCTCTCTGTTCAAAACGATCTTTCATATCTGCATCTGAGCAATTGAAACGTGTCTCTTGATCACATATTTGTTTTAGTCTTTGGGACTGACACAATGGTAAACTGTTCTTAAGAGGTTCAGAGTGAAAGCTCTTTGCATGCAAAATGGTATTGCAGTCTGTATCCTTTCTAAAAAGTGAAGCATAAATTATCCATCTTGGGATACTtcccccaaaaattaaaattatgtcatcattcacgcaccttcgagttgttccaaatgtgtatacatatcttcgttctgatgaacacagagaaagatatttggaatcatgatcataaccaaacagatct
Coding sequences within:
- the si:dkey-121a11.3 gene encoding uncharacterized protein KIAA1614: MQDAVRSEDAEPLPAASQNNDLANLRERPEPTQAENWRPSSTSPEPGSSSAPSSTPTRQTQSSAVSALQSKVKSLAERKVIWKEPASATKDKRMVSGTFKLGYALTDAWGSSSSDEEPQLERSEYDHVTPMLAIPCGLGEGASVESLVSDVCGTQGDHVSLSDKPWMPPKCFWRSGSPQTVLPNMDVPVGTDEGTLCSVASKMAQRFPRELQRSDSLESHLRRYNHVEVGSTMQSGLWRSDSLESVCSSGSSLSLAERVEMNRGLLKQMLQKPQTKYDEGGEVTNPEQRLENSTHTGGRGICGQNDSDLDSGISLQGSESSQRAFVLADDLPLSPRHEQAKRLLERARMKARSNPLKADHTILPVQRDNLELLSWIGVHQAPLAGKEGVAVHSGNLSDSSSGDSAGGTRRRHGQSPTRVRFEDESEKEAEVRYLERLRQRRRAGERAQGLLVSKPSLSSYIGGHTEADSGSIFWKAKAKKSLANGNGHYRSPAVNRQCNSCGTFLHDVHGASLNATVSNGEVGGKIPCWVAPTLPNRLVRIEQIKETYIGKTSPAIVQSDGTHCSPPNAVDYLSAKGTIQKLKKKVRKLETKNEPLYVNGLRDGDKLAVSGTQMCFSNGVMTLPHNPYATEQPGQMKIAFPVAPPLPPKGEPHNLPQPTPPPLQPKKSALKSSSKGRSAGQRVVTLMSSPEYCVVQMDSVKVGGAVESFSQEQPSAGLGYWEDRSLVVSPSLARTRNIPVQGEEWSQTTDVEQAVGPLGSDATSGSAESTQTRLNDGHVRGPIKSVLHRANSPNLSQAGTDAEHREGRSKLSLRRFFSAMGLNSVGLLGKGRSSSMDHLSLHPKPNSNTTSNPRQTSPSTSPSPTHRHYNQLKKAPSLQTIRLGSPFLQMRRSSSAQNLQITMKKTDRSSAYSPGEQPCSPVLTRDLQRALSVEDVGRPSAVRSVGRVAQAFPDGTILLELSRPPNGPFGFLISRGKGRPDSGVYVEEMGDSNTEKLYAGLLGVGDEILEVNGEKVAGLSLDLVTRLMTQNSTASIRVLRHRRLQR